In Chrysoperla carnea chromosome 2, inChrCarn1.1, whole genome shotgun sequence, the following proteins share a genomic window:
- the LOC123293192 gene encoding uncharacterized protein LOC123293192, producing MKLLLILSVLQLAFIEINAIYCYRCTSTQPGCATPFNWHWRFWGDHCPADDDICVKIIERKDATEVITRECLSTIKSFRTDIPADLYEGCRPAAKDVRLAHYVNNTIKELDIRRDHYDSTTFCFCFLDHRCNDGVTNQVSIVTMSITLFLCFVYWL from the exons atgaagcttttattaatattgagtGTTCTTCAATTAGCATTTATTGAAA ttaatgcAATTTATTGCTACCGATGCACGAGTACACAACCAGGATGTGCTACACCATTTAATTGGCATTGGCGCTTTTGGGGTGACCATTGTCCTGCTGATGATGATATCTGTGTGAAAATTATTGAACGCAAAGATG caaCTGAAGTGATCACACGAGAATGTTTAAGTACCATTAAAAGTTTTCGTACCGATATACCTGCTGATTTATATGAAGGATGTCGTCCCGCTGCAAAGGATGTTCGGCTTGCACATTATGTGAATAATACAATAAAGGAGCTTGATATTCGACGTGATCATTATGATTCGACTacattctgtttttgttttttggatcATCGATGTAATGATGGAGTCACCAATCAAGTTTCGATCGTTACAATGTCAATTACGTTGTTTTTATGCTTCGTGTATTGGTTATAA